A section of the Pseudorasbora parva isolate DD20220531a chromosome 2, ASM2467924v1, whole genome shotgun sequence genome encodes:
- the LOC137045182 gene encoding coiled-coil-helix-coiled-coil-helix domain-containing protein 5 isoform X1 yields MEAAMAITTKYCQKELDEYGGCVVSHPASWQEKCLDQKLKVAQCTSSHPVIRKIRTDCAGEFSVFERCLQENQSSAEACQPPLARFLSCVESVDLSGIANAAPQPT; encoded by the exons AT GGAGGCAGCAATGGCCATCACAACCAAATACTGCCAGAAGGAGCTGGATGAATATGGTGGCTGTGTAGTGTCTCATCCAGCGTCATGGCAAGAGAAGTGTCTAGACCAGAAGCTGAAGGTGGCACAGTGCACTTCATCACA TCCAGTGATCAGGAAGATCCGAACAGACTGTGCCGGTGAGTTTTCAGTGTTTGAGCGCTGTCTGCAAGAGAACCAGAGCTCTGCCGAAGCGTGTCAACCTCCCCTCGCTCGTTTCCTTTCCTGTGTTGAGAGCGTCGACCTTTCAGGAATAG CAAATGCTGCGCCTCAGCCAACATAG
- the LOC137045182 gene encoding coiled-coil-helix-coiled-coil-helix domain-containing protein 5 isoform X2 has product MEAAMAITTKYCQKELDEYGGCVVSHPASWQEKCLDQKLKVAQCTSSHPVIRKIRTDCAGEFSVFERCLQENQSSAEACQPPLARFLSCVESVDLSGIGLSN; this is encoded by the exons AT GGAGGCAGCAATGGCCATCACAACCAAATACTGCCAGAAGGAGCTGGATGAATATGGTGGCTGTGTAGTGTCTCATCCAGCGTCATGGCAAGAGAAGTGTCTAGACCAGAAGCTGAAGGTGGCACAGTGCACTTCATCACA TCCAGTGATCAGGAAGATCCGAACAGACTGTGCCGGTGAGTTTTCAGTGTTTGAGCGCTGTCTGCAAGAGAACCAGAGCTCTGCCGAAGCGTGTCAACCTCCCCTCGCTCGTTTCCTTTCCTGTGTTGAGAGCGTCGACCTTTCAGGAATAG gtctatccaattga